A DNA window from Pedomonas mirosovicensis contains the following coding sequences:
- a CDS encoding efflux transporter outer membrane subunit: MQKLSTLAATGAAVLALAACAPSLQEPPRTADVAVPSQFQAIEAGEAEGFADTNWVESFGSPTLTALVGEALAHNRDLGAASARVAQARAQARIAGADLWPQIGLEAETTQSRNGLRNGGDSDANYRVGLGVTWEADLWGRLASEQRGAALTAEAAAQDYAAARLSLAGQVAQSWFSLIVAQQQFDLAMRTVETFARSEQIVRERHQAGLASDLDLSLAISNRQSAEALARQREQQLRETRRSLEVLLGRYPAAELAGGDVLPSLPARPGAGVPAEALARRPDLQAQFSRLMAGRYGVAAAQRALLPRLTLTGSIGDSGSSLADALDFKQVLASIIGNLTQPLFQGGRLRANVDLARAQEDEAVQTYAHTVLTAMREVEDALGAESLLGAREVALAEASRQAANAERLAELQYTNGLTDLLTLLDSQRRNLEAQSQLLDVRLTRMANRVRLHVALGGSVQPVATGGQE; this comes from the coding sequence ATGCAAAAGCTCAGCACACTTGCCGCGACAGGCGCCGCCGTTCTGGCGCTGGCGGCCTGTGCGCCCTCGCTTCAGGAGCCGCCGCGCACGGCCGACGTGGCCGTGCCGTCGCAGTTCCAGGCCATAGAGGCGGGCGAGGCCGAAGGCTTTGCCGATACGAACTGGGTGGAAAGCTTCGGCTCGCCCACCCTGACGGCGCTGGTGGGGGAAGCGCTGGCGCACAACCGGGACCTGGGGGCAGCCAGCGCCCGGGTGGCCCAGGCGCGGGCGCAGGCGCGCATTGCCGGCGCCGATTTGTGGCCGCAGATCGGCCTTGAGGCTGAGACGACGCAGAGCCGCAATGGTCTCCGCAATGGCGGCGATTCGGATGCGAATTACCGGGTAGGACTGGGCGTCACGTGGGAGGCGGACCTGTGGGGCCGTCTTGCTTCCGAACAGCGGGGCGCGGCGCTCACCGCCGAGGCGGCCGCGCAGGACTATGCCGCCGCCCGCCTGTCTCTCGCCGGGCAGGTGGCGCAAAGCTGGTTCTCGCTCATCGTCGCCCAGCAGCAGTTCGATCTGGCGATGCGGACGGTCGAGACCTTCGCCCGCTCCGAGCAGATCGTGCGGGAGCGGCATCAGGCGGGCCTGGCGTCCGACCTTGATCTCAGCCTGGCCATTTCCAACCGCCAGTCCGCCGAGGCGCTGGCCCGCCAGCGCGAGCAGCAGCTGCGCGAGACGCGCCGGTCGCTGGAAGTGCTGCTTGGGCGCTATCCGGCGGCGGAGCTGGCGGGCGGCGATGTTCTTCCGTCTCTGCCCGCGCGTCCCGGCGCGGGCGTGCCTGCCGAGGCGCTGGCCCGCCGCCCCGACCTTCAGGCCCAGTTTTCCCGCCTGATGGCGGGCCGCTACGGCGTGGCGGCGGCGCAGCGCGCCCTGCTGCCGCGCCTCACGCTGACCGGCTCGATCGGCGACAGCGGCTCCAGCCTCGCCGATGCGCTTGATTTCAAGCAGGTGCTGGCCTCCATCATCGGCAATCTTACCCAGCCGCTGTTCCAGGGCGGGCGGCTGCGGGCCAATGTGGACCTTGCCCGCGCGCAGGAAGATGAGGCGGTGCAAACCTACGCGCACACCGTGCTCACGGCCATGCGCGAGGTGGAGGATGCGCTGGGGGCGGAAAGCCTGCTCGGCGCGCGCGAGGTCGCGCTTGCGGAAGCATCCCGGCAGGCCGCCAACGCGGAGCGCCTGGCCGAACTGCAATATACCAACGGCCTTACCGACCTGCTCACGCTTCTCGATTCACAGCGCCGCAATCTCGAGGCGCAAAGCCAGCTTCTCGATGTTCGCCTGACCCGCATGGCCAACCGCGTGCGCCTGCACGTGGCGCTGGGCGGTTCGGTTCAGCCGGTTGCGACCGGCGGCCAGGAGTAA
- a CDS encoding efflux RND transporter permease subunit has protein sequence MRNMSSWAIRNPIPPIVLFAVLTVMGFIAFMRMPINNMPDVSFPVVQVTISQPGAAPTEMEMQITQIVEGAVASVGNVRNITSRTIEGTAFVIVEFQVGTPVDRAVNDVRDAVTRVRSELPEGILEPNIQRIDTEGGAMSYMVVSTTDLTPEQLSWFVDNSITKRLLTLGGIAQVQRIGGVSREIRIDLDPSRLQAMGLSAADVNQQLRMLNLDAPGGRADVGGSEQAVRVLGGAKTAQQLADTRIIAPGGRVVRLSDIAQVRDGVDEQRSLTRQNGRLVTAFSVTRAKGSSEVSVYEAMHKELDKIRKENPKVQIEEFFTTVGYTKSNYNSALWALIEGSILAVVVVFLFLRDWRATLISALAIPLSAIPTFLIMDAMGFTLNMLSLLALSLVAGILVDDAIVEIENIVRHMRMGKSPFRAAMDAADEIGLAVVATTMSIVAVFLPVGLMGGISGQYFKEFGLTVAVAVFMSLLVARLITPLIAAYFLKPEDPNGKSHHGHADGWAMKKYMGALRWSLRHRWITLFGGVVFFLFSIFIATQISVSFMPPIDDKVSVVNIELPPGSRLDDSARVSAEATKVLKQHPQVVSVLELVGENVGDLRKALLLVNLTDPSERKATQKEIEQELAPKLAAIPDARINFQSNSGGFGRDISVVIGGDDPVLLEQTANKIVDEMRKLPTLHDPRINGDLQRPEIVIKPRFDLAAEMGVSVSALSQTVRIATMGDVSQNLAKFSLSDRQVPIRVSLAEGAREDLSTLENLPVPTSGGNWVPLKSVADITFGQGPTSIRRYNQSRRIVVEADVQGVKQGVALAQVEDLPTLKNLPQGVRRIYAGNAEFQQEMMTNFMIALLTGVMLVFAVIVLLYKRAFQPIVNMGSLLLAPGGAFLALLICGFEITLPVFIGILMLFGIVAKNSILLVDFAIEEIRLGKDRETALIEAGHKRAQPIIMTTIAMIAGMLPVAIGLGADTSFRAPMALSVIGGLITSTVLTLVIVPAGFTVVDDIEKWLGRKLGRLITTQPGDENEAKGEAIKPHPVATAAE, from the coding sequence ATGAGAAACATGTCTTCCTGGGCGATCCGCAACCCGATCCCGCCCATCGTCCTGTTCGCCGTGCTGACCGTGATGGGCTTCATCGCCTTCATGCGGATGCCCATCAACAACATGCCCGACGTGTCGTTCCCGGTGGTGCAGGTGACGATCAGCCAGCCGGGCGCCGCGCCGACCGAAATGGAGATGCAGATCACCCAGATCGTCGAGGGTGCGGTCGCCAGCGTCGGCAACGTTCGCAACATCACCTCCCGCACCATCGAGGGCACGGCGTTCGTCATCGTCGAGTTCCAGGTGGGCACGCCGGTTGACCGCGCGGTCAACGACGTGCGCGATGCGGTGACGCGGGTGCGCTCCGAGCTGCCCGAAGGCATTCTGGAGCCGAACATCCAGCGCATCGATACCGAAGGCGGGGCCATGTCCTACATGGTCGTCAGCACCACGGACCTGACGCCGGAGCAGCTGAGCTGGTTCGTGGACAACAGCATCACCAAGCGGCTGCTGACGCTCGGCGGCATCGCGCAGGTGCAGCGTATCGGCGGCGTCTCCCGCGAAATCCGCATTGATCTCGACCCGAGCCGGCTTCAGGCCATGGGCCTGTCGGCGGCCGATGTGAACCAGCAGCTGCGGATGCTCAATCTCGATGCGCCGGGCGGCCGGGCAGATGTCGGCGGCTCCGAGCAGGCGGTGCGCGTGCTGGGCGGCGCCAAGACGGCCCAGCAGCTGGCCGATACCCGCATCATCGCGCCGGGCGGCCGTGTCGTGCGCCTGTCGGACATCGCGCAAGTGCGCGACGGCGTGGACGAGCAGCGCAGCCTGACCCGTCAGAACGGCCGCCTCGTCACCGCCTTCAGCGTGACCCGCGCCAAGGGCTCCTCGGAGGTGAGCGTCTACGAGGCCATGCACAAGGAGCTGGACAAGATCCGCAAGGAGAACCCGAAGGTCCAGATCGAGGAGTTCTTCACGACGGTCGGCTACACCAAGAGCAACTACAACTCGGCGCTCTGGGCGCTGATCGAGGGCTCGATCCTGGCGGTTGTCGTGGTGTTCCTGTTCCTGCGCGACTGGCGGGCGACGCTCATCTCGGCGCTGGCCATTCCGCTGTCGGCTATCCCGACCTTCCTCATCATGGATGCGATGGGCTTTACGCTGAACATGCTCAGCCTCCTCGCCCTGTCGCTGGTCGCCGGTATTCTGGTCGATGACGCGATCGTGGAGATCGAGAACATCGTCCGCCACATGCGGATGGGCAAGTCGCCCTTCCGGGCGGCCATGGACGCTGCGGACGAGATCGGCCTCGCCGTGGTCGCCACCACCATGTCGATCGTCGCGGTGTTCCTGCCCGTCGGCCTGATGGGCGGCATCTCGGGCCAGTACTTCAAGGAGTTCGGCCTCACGGTCGCGGTGGCGGTGTTTATGTCGCTGCTGGTTGCCCGCCTCATCACGCCGCTCATCGCCGCCTACTTCCTGAAGCCGGAGGACCCCAACGGCAAGAGCCACCACGGCCATGCCGATGGCTGGGCGATGAAGAAGTACATGGGGGCCCTGCGCTGGTCCCTGCGTCACCGCTGGATCACGCTGTTCGGCGGCGTTGTCTTCTTCCTCTTCTCCATCTTCATCGCCACCCAGATTTCGGTCAGCTTCATGCCGCCGATCGACGACAAGGTGTCGGTCGTCAACATCGAGCTGCCGCCGGGCTCGCGCCTGGATGACTCGGCCCGCGTGTCGGCCGAGGCGACCAAGGTGCTCAAGCAGCACCCGCAGGTGGTGAGCGTGCTGGAACTCGTTGGCGAGAACGTGGGCGACCTGCGGAAGGCCCTGCTCCTCGTCAACCTGACCGACCCGAGCGAGCGCAAGGCTACCCAGAAGGAGATCGAGCAGGAACTGGCGCCGAAGCTCGCCGCCATTCCCGATGCCCGCATCAACTTCCAGAGCAACAGCGGCGGCTTCGGCCGGGATATCTCGGTGGTCATCGGCGGCGACGATCCGGTGCTGCTGGAGCAAACCGCCAACAAGATCGTCGATGAGATGCGGAAGCTGCCCACGCTGCATGACCCGCGCATCAACGGCGATCTGCAGCGGCCGGAAATCGTCATCAAGCCGCGCTTCGACCTGGCGGCGGAGATGGGCGTGTCGGTCTCGGCGTTGAGCCAGACCGTCCGCATCGCCACCATGGGCGACGTATCGCAGAACCTGGCCAAGTTCTCGCTCTCGGACCGTCAGGTGCCGATCCGGGTGAGCCTTGCCGAGGGCGCGCGGGAAGACCTGTCGACGCTGGAGAACCTGCCGGTGCCCACCAGCGGCGGAAACTGGGTGCCACTGAAGTCGGTGGCGGACATCACCTTCGGTCAGGGGCCCACCTCCATCCGCCGCTACAATCAGAGCCGCCGCATTGTCGTTGAGGCGGACGTGCAGGGCGTGAAGCAGGGCGTGGCGCTCGCGCAGGTGGAGGACCTGCCGACCCTGAAGAATCTGCCGCAGGGCGTGCGCCGCATCTATGCGGGCAATGCCGAGTTCCAGCAGGAGATGATGACCAACTTCATGATCGCCTTGCTGACCGGCGTGATGCTGGTGTTCGCGGTGATCGTGCTGCTCTACAAGCGCGCCTTCCAGCCGATCGTGAACATGGGGTCGCTGCTGCTGGCGCCGGGCGGGGCGTTCCTCGCGCTCCTCATCTGCGGGTTCGAGATCACCCTGCCGGTCTTCATCGGCATCCTGATGCTCTTCGGCATCGTGGCGAAGAACTCGATCCTGCTGGTGGACTTCGCCATCGAGGAGATCCGCCTCGGCAAGGACCGCGAGACGGCACTGATCGAAGCTGGGCACAAGCGCGCCCAGCCGATCATCATGACCACCATCGCCATGATCGCGGGCATGCTCCCCGTCGCCATCGGCCTCGGGGCGGACACCTCCTTCCGCGCGCCGATGGCGCTGTCGGTGATCGGCGGCCTCATCACCTCGACGGTGCTGACGTTGGTGATCGTCCCGGCAGGCTTCACGGTGGTGGACGACATCGAAAAGTGGCTGGGCCGCAAGCTGGGTCGTCTCATCACCACCCAACCGGGTGATGAAAACGAGGCAAAAGGCGAAGCAATCAAGCCGCACCCGGTTGCGACAGCGGCGGAATAA
- a CDS encoding efflux RND transporter periplasmic adaptor subunit: MLTIEKSKFSRKSIVIGLVGAGLLGGIVGFTALSGESDAQAADDGQTAEKAGAAPRVTVLVPGASQVTARIKVTGTISAQYDMPVSVEGDGGRVAAVLVEAGDWVKKGQVMARINTDVLRPQVAQLAAALDEAKADARLAVAEYERVKAVSGSGAISREDVERRAASAETAQARAKVAAAQLEEAKARLARAEIRAPADGRVLVRAVEVGQAASPGVILFRVAKDGLVELRGEVAEQDMPSLKVGQKATVRITGVDRDFAGKVWLLGPTIDPESRLGTVRVALTSNPLLRPGAFAHGFVLAGEAKKPVLPHSALQADSKGAFVYVVGGDNKIARRAVRLGTTTAKGVVIEEGLVGSERVVATAGAFLREGEAIAPVMQQQAS; encoded by the coding sequence ATGCTCACTATCGAAAAATCCAAGTTCTCGCGTAAGTCCATTGTCATTGGGCTGGTCGGAGCCGGTCTGCTTGGCGGCATTGTCGGTTTCACCGCCCTGTCGGGGGAATCCGACGCGCAGGCGGCCGATGACGGTCAGACGGCCGAAAAGGCAGGCGCCGCGCCGCGGGTGACCGTGCTGGTCCCCGGCGCATCACAGGTCACCGCCCGCATCAAGGTGACGGGCACCATCTCGGCCCAGTACGACATGCCGGTCAGCGTTGAGGGCGACGGCGGCCGGGTGGCTGCCGTGCTGGTGGAGGCCGGGGACTGGGTGAAGAAGGGCCAGGTCATGGCCCGCATCAACACCGATGTGCTGCGCCCGCAGGTCGCCCAGCTGGCCGCGGCGCTGGATGAAGCCAAGGCGGATGCCCGCCTGGCCGTGGCGGAATATGAGCGCGTCAAGGCCGTCTCCGGCAGCGGCGCTATTTCCCGCGAGGACGTGGAACGCCGGGCTGCCAGCGCCGAGACGGCGCAGGCCCGCGCCAAGGTGGCCGCGGCGCAGCTGGAGGAGGCCAAGGCCCGTCTCGCCCGCGCCGAGATCCGCGCGCCGGCGGATGGCCGGGTGCTGGTTCGCGCCGTCGAGGTGGGCCAGGCGGCGTCGCCCGGCGTCATCCTGTTCCGCGTCGCCAAGGATGGCCTTGTCGAGCTGCGCGGCGAGGTGGCCGAGCAGGACATGCCCAGCCTGAAAGTGGGGCAGAAGGCGACCGTCCGCATCACCGGCGTTGACCGCGACTTTGCGGGCAAGGTGTGGCTGCTTGGTCCCACCATCGATCCGGAGAGCCGCCTCGGCACGGTTCGCGTCGCGCTGACATCCAACCCGCTGCTGCGGCCGGGCGCGTTCGCCCACGGCTTCGTGCTGGCGGGCGAGGCGAAGAAGCCGGTGCTGCCGCACTCGGCGCTCCAGGCCGATAGCAAGGGAGCCTTCGTCTACGTGGTGGGCGGCGACAACAAGATTGCCCGGCGCGCCGTGCGCCTTGGCACCACCACCGCCAAGGGCGTCGTCATCGAAGAAGGGCTGGTTGGCTCGGAGCGGGTGGTAGCCACGGCCGGCGCCTTCCTGCGCGAGGGCGAGGCCATTGCCCCGGTCATGCAGCAGCAGGCGAGCTAA